One genomic segment of Chitinibacter sp. FCG-7 includes these proteins:
- the purB gene encoding adenylosuccinate lyase, whose protein sequence is MELSALTALSPLDGRYEKQLADLRAHFSEYALIKNRVTVEVAWLKALASEAALGEIKPFSAATIAELDAVVAQFSTEHALEVKTIERTTNHDVKAVEYWLKERLSGNAEVSAASEFIHFACTSEDINNLSHALMLKGAREGVMLPKLAEIITKLKELAHELADAPMMSRTHGQPATPTTMGKEMANVAFRLERQLSRIANVELLGKINGAVGNYNAHLSAYPELDWEGFCRRFVESLGITFNPYTIQIEPHDYMSELYDDFARANTILIDMNRDIWGYISLGFFKQKVNKNEVGSSTMPHKVNPIDFENSEGNLGIANAVLFHLSQKLPVSRWQRDLTDSTVLRNMGVGLGYSLLGFVAALKGLNKLMANRDAMMADLNNNWEVLAEPIQTVMRRYGVPNPYEQLKELTRGKTGISKEALAVFIDGLEIPQDAKDRLKALTPSSYLGTAEELARRI, encoded by the coding sequence ATGGAACTTTCAGCACTGACCGCGCTTTCGCCGCTAGACGGCCGCTACGAAAAACAATTGGCCGATTTGCGCGCCCATTTCAGTGAATACGCGCTGATTAAAAATCGCGTTACCGTCGAAGTGGCCTGGCTCAAAGCGCTGGCCAGCGAAGCTGCGCTGGGTGAAATCAAACCATTCTCGGCCGCGACGATTGCCGAGCTGGACGCCGTGGTTGCGCAATTCAGTACCGAACACGCGCTGGAAGTGAAAACCATTGAGCGCACGACCAACCACGACGTGAAAGCGGTTGAATACTGGCTGAAAGAACGTCTGTCGGGCAATGCCGAAGTCTCTGCTGCGAGTGAATTTATCCACTTCGCTTGTACATCCGAAGACATCAACAATCTGTCGCACGCCCTGATGCTCAAAGGCGCGCGTGAAGGCGTGATGCTGCCAAAACTGGCTGAAATCATCACCAAACTGAAAGAACTCGCGCACGAATTGGCCGACGCGCCAATGATGAGCCGCACGCACGGCCAGCCAGCCACGCCAACGACGATGGGCAAGGAAATGGCCAACGTCGCTTTCCGTCTGGAGCGCCAGCTGAGCCGTATCGCCAATGTTGAATTGCTCGGCAAAATCAACGGCGCCGTAGGTAACTACAACGCGCACTTGTCGGCGTATCCGGAACTCGATTGGGAAGGCTTCTGCCGCCGCTTTGTTGAAAGCCTCGGCATTACCTTTAATCCATACACGATCCAGATCGAGCCGCATGACTACATGAGCGAGCTGTACGACGACTTCGCGCGTGCAAACACGATTCTGATCGACATGAATCGCGATATCTGGGGTTATATCTCTCTGGGCTTCTTCAAACAGAAAGTAAACAAAAACGAAGTGGGCTCTTCAACGATGCCACACAAAGTAAACCCGATCGACTTCGAAAATTCCGAAGGCAACTTGGGTATTGCTAACGCAGTATTGTTCCACTTGAGCCAGAAACTGCCGGTATCGCGCTGGCAGCGTGACCTGACCGATTCAACCGTACTGCGCAATATGGGCGTTGGCTTGGGTTACTCATTGCTTGGGTTTGTAGCGGCGCTCAAAGGCCTGAACAAACTGATGGCCAATCGCGACGCGATGATGGCGGATCTGAACAATAACTGGGAAGTATTGGCCGAGCCGATCCAGACCGTGATGCGTCGTTACGGCGTGCCTAATCCGTACGAGCAATTGAAAGAATTGACGCGCGGTAAAACCGGCATCAGCAAAGAAGCGCTGGCGGTGTTTATCGATGGCTTGGAAATCCCACAAGACGCGAAAGATCGCCTCAAAGCATTGACGCCAAGCAGCTACCTTGGCACCGCAGAGGAACTTGCTCGCCGGATCTGA
- the hisC gene encoding histidinol-phosphate transaminase, whose protein sequence is MSRFWSPVVHTLTPYTPGEQPKITNLIKLNTNENPYGPSPKAIAAMQAAVNDHLRLYPDPNGDVLKDAIAHYHREHALTRAHVFVGNSSDEVLAHTFQALLKHEKPLLFPDISYSFYPVYCGLYGIDYRTVPLNAAFEINTADYIGGGAIIFPNPNAPTGILLPLAQIEALLQAHPDQVLVVDEAYVDFSDSRGDSAISLIQRYDNLLVVQTLSKSRSLAGLRVGFAVGHPDLIAGLERVKNSFNSYPLDRVALAGAVAAFEDEGYFSQTCAAINTSRDTLTGHLVELGFEVLPSKANFIFARHPQHDAATLAQGLRERAILVRHFKAPRIEQFLRISIGTDAECAALVVALKELI, encoded by the coding sequence ATGAGCCGTTTCTGGAGCCCTGTCGTACACACACTCACCCCGTACACCCCGGGTGAGCAGCCCAAGATCACCAATCTGATCAAACTCAACACCAATGAAAACCCGTACGGCCCATCGCCCAAAGCGATTGCGGCCATGCAGGCGGCGGTGAATGATCATTTGCGCCTCTACCCCGATCCAAATGGCGACGTACTCAAGGACGCGATTGCGCACTATCACCGCGAGCATGCGCTGACCCGCGCTCATGTTTTTGTTGGCAATAGCTCGGATGAAGTGCTGGCGCACACTTTCCAGGCGCTGCTTAAGCACGAAAAACCCCTGCTATTCCCAGACATCAGCTACAGCTTTTACCCGGTTTACTGCGGCCTATACGGCATTGACTATCGCACGGTGCCGCTGAACGCCGCGTTTGAAATCAACACGGCCGATTACATCGGCGGTGGCGCGATTATTTTCCCTAATCCCAACGCACCCACCGGCATTTTGCTGCCGCTCGCGCAGATTGAAGCGCTACTGCAAGCGCATCCCGATCAGGTGCTGGTGGTCGATGAAGCGTATGTCGACTTCAGCGACAGTCGCGGGGACAGCGCCATCAGCCTGATCCAGCGCTACGACAATCTGTTGGTCGTGCAAACGCTGTCCAAATCACGCTCGCTCGCTGGCCTGCGCGTTGGCTTTGCCGTGGGTCATCCCGACCTGATCGCGGGCTTGGAGCGCGTTAAAAACAGCTTCAATTCCTACCCGCTTGATCGCGTAGCGCTGGCCGGTGCAGTAGCTGCCTTTGAAGATGAGGGGTATTTCTCGCAAACCTGCGCAGCAATTAACACCAGCCGCGATACCCTGACCGGGCATCTCGTTGAACTGGGCTTTGAAGTCTTGCCATCCAAAGCCAATTTCATTTTCGCCCGCCACCCGCAGCACGATGCCGCCACTCTGGCGCAAGGTCTGCGCGAACGCGCCATACTGGTTCGCCACTTTAAAGCGCCACGGATCGAGCAATTCCTGCGCATTTCGATCGGCACAGACGCGGAATGCGCGGCGCTGGTTGTTGCTTTAAAAGAACTGATTTAA
- the kdsB gene encoding 3-deoxy-manno-octulosonate cytidylyltransferase, with amino-acid sequence MSFIAIIPARLKSTRLPNKPLADIGGQPMVVRVVEQALKSQAAQVVVATDEQAVLDAVTQAGYQGQLTRADHPSGTDRLAEMVELLQLPDEAIVVNVQGDEPLIDPALIDAVAAQLAANPALAMATASHSIDNAEDFFNPNVVKVVCNAAAEAMYFSRAPIPWDRDSFADDNSDEDWVLPAQLDAQRHIGLYAYRAGFLRAYAQLAASRLEDIEKLEQLRVLWHGYKIGVYRAAQAPAAGVDTPEDLARVRAVFAQA; translated from the coding sequence ATGAGTTTCATCGCCATTATCCCCGCCCGCCTTAAATCGACCCGCTTACCGAATAAACCGCTGGCTGATATTGGCGGCCAGCCTATGGTGGTGCGCGTCGTTGAGCAGGCGCTGAAATCGCAGGCCGCGCAGGTGGTGGTGGCAACCGATGAGCAGGCCGTGCTCGATGCCGTGACGCAAGCGGGCTACCAAGGCCAGTTGACGCGTGCCGACCATCCATCGGGCACCGATCGTTTGGCCGAAATGGTTGAATTGCTGCAATTACCCGACGAGGCGATTGTGGTCAATGTGCAAGGCGACGAGCCGCTGATTGACCCGGCGCTGATTGATGCCGTTGCGGCGCAACTGGCGGCCAATCCAGCGCTGGCGATGGCGACCGCTAGCCACTCTATTGATAACGCCGAAGACTTCTTTAACCCCAATGTGGTTAAAGTGGTATGCAATGCCGCCGCCGAGGCGATGTATTTTAGCCGCGCGCCGATTCCGTGGGATCGCGATTCTTTTGCCGATGACAATAGCGATGAAGACTGGGTATTGCCCGCCCAGCTAGATGCACAAAGGCATATCGGCCTATACGCCTATAGGGCAGGCTTTTTGCGCGCCTACGCCCAGCTGGCAGCATCCAGATTAGAAGACATTGAAAAGCTTGAGCAGCTACGGGTGCTCTGGCATGGCTATAAAATCGGCGTTTACCGCGCGGCACAAGCACCCGCGGCGGGCGTCGATACGCCCGAAGATTTAGCGCGCGTGCGTGCGGTATTTGCGCAGGCGTGA
- the lpxK gene encoding tetraacyldisaccharide 4'-kinase, with amino-acid sequence MNLESLIHRIWYRRRLSLGALLLWPLSFIFTALAALNAALFKLGIKKSSRLSVPVIVVGNITAGGTGKTPLTIALARRLSELGWRVGIISRGYGRVDDNGAARAVEIDSLPREVGDEPLLMRRSLADLDVPVFVARRRAEAGRALLTAYPAVDVLLCDDGLQHYALARDFEICVVDATRGLGNGLRLPAGPLREGVARLATVNAVVINGVLPAGLDNDLPVAQYSGEYVSHHQMQLLAERCYRLDDVHDTRTAADFAASLHAVVGIGNPQRFFNTLSELGFSYLEHVFPDHHAFTLADLPAVGEIIVTEKDAVKIAALLSAADTERAWGGRIWVLPVQAVISPDLAQRIDIHLKALNSKR; translated from the coding sequence ATGAACCTCGAATCCCTCATCCACCGTATCTGGTATCGCCGCCGCCTTTCGCTGGGGGCGCTGCTGCTCTGGCCGCTGTCCTTCATTTTCACCGCGCTGGCCGCGCTCAATGCCGCGCTATTCAAACTTGGAATTAAAAAATCCAGCCGATTGTCAGTACCAGTGATCGTGGTGGGCAACATCACGGCGGGTGGCACCGGCAAAACGCCGTTGACGATTGCGCTGGCGCGGCGCTTGAGCGAGCTCGGCTGGCGGGTGGGGATTATTTCGCGCGGGTATGGGCGTGTGGATGATAACGGTGCGGCGCGCGCGGTTGAGATAGATAGTTTGCCGCGCGAGGTGGGCGATGAGCCGCTGTTGATGCGCCGCTCACTGGCTGATCTGGATGTGCCGGTATTTGTCGCCCGCCGCCGTGCCGAGGCGGGTAGGGCGCTGCTGACGGCGTATCCGGCGGTGGATGTGTTGCTGTGTGATGATGGTTTGCAGCACTATGCGCTAGCGCGCGATTTTGAGATTTGTGTCGTCGATGCAACGCGTGGCCTCGGCAATGGCTTGCGTTTGCCCGCCGGGCCATTGCGCGAAGGTGTGGCGCGGCTGGCTACGGTGAATGCGGTGGTGATTAATGGGGTATTGCCCGCTGGGTTAGATAATGATTTGCCTGTGGCGCAATACAGTGGTGAGTATGTGTCACACCATCAAATGCAGCTACTGGCCGAGCGCTGCTATCGGCTCGACGATGTGCACGATACCCGCACTGCGGCTGATTTTGCCGCATCCTTGCATGCGGTGGTCGGCATCGGCAATCCGCAACGCTTTTTCAACACATTATCGGAGTTAGGTTTTAGCTATCTTGAGCATGTTTTCCCCGATCATCATGCGTTTACGTTGGCCGATTTGCCCGCCGTTGGCGAGATCATTGTCACTGAAAAAGACGCGGTGAAAATTGCTGCGCTGCTCAGCGCGGCTGACACTGAGCGCGCATGGGGTGGTAGAATCTGGGTTTTGCCGGTTCAGGCGGTGATTTCACCCGACCTGGCGCAGCGCATTGATATTCATTTGAAAGCATTGAACTCAAAAAGGTAA
- a CDS encoding YdgA family protein: protein MKRKVIAGSALGLIVLATGYLGGSYYAGQAVEQTMLKQHEWISKLPYFIVKSHSYQRNWLSSTEVTTLQVNPELYRFLLEKEGEKLQTFEVTYTNHIQHGPLPLLLRFNPLPYKAVVSTEFKYSADTEKFLAKFFGEQKPITIENRIAFNDDGVMKINVPSFDYEEALSGVKAKWQGLDATLSYGGDFNRVQFEASVPGLSGQAKEKGSFALQGLSVSLNQSKGANGIMIGTNTAKVAQFDLDMQEGNPLKLKLENLVYQGKVNEDGQFINGSAQLDLSKLLLNDKPYGPAVMIAEANHLHGKTLAKISDEITLLQKQKLNREQLTEALSKLAKEHGLPLLQNDPEFAIKKLEVKLPDGKIHFAGSVGLKGFVEADLDKPVSLVSKLDAQADFAIPRKVVETLVMWQARNMFAGAEEGQINHEDIDFLASQFVEGQINKLSDQNLIRVEGDLLSAKASLKGGKFILNDIAVPLPWDQEQDLPAAAE from the coding sequence GTGAAACGTAAAGTAATCGCTGGCAGCGCACTCGGCCTGATTGTTCTGGCTACAGGCTACTTGGGTGGCAGCTATTATGCCGGGCAAGCCGTTGAGCAAACTATGCTCAAGCAGCACGAGTGGATTAGCAAGCTGCCCTACTTTATCGTTAAATCGCACAGCTACCAGCGCAACTGGCTGAGCTCGACCGAAGTGACCACGCTGCAGGTCAACCCCGAGCTGTATCGCTTTTTGCTGGAAAAAGAAGGCGAAAAGCTGCAGACGTTTGAAGTCACCTACACCAATCATATCCAGCACGGGCCGCTGCCTTTGTTGCTGCGCTTTAATCCGCTGCCGTACAAAGCAGTGGTGAGTACCGAATTCAAATATTCGGCCGATACCGAGAAGTTTCTGGCCAAATTCTTTGGTGAGCAAAAACCGATCACCATTGAAAACCGCATCGCGTTTAACGACGATGGCGTGATGAAAATCAACGTACCCAGCTTTGATTACGAAGAAGCGCTTTCTGGCGTAAAAGCCAAATGGCAAGGGCTGGACGCCACGCTCTCGTATGGCGGCGATTTTAACCGCGTCCAGTTTGAAGCCAGCGTGCCCGGTCTGTCGGGTCAGGCCAAGGAAAAAGGTTCGTTTGCTCTGCAGGGGCTAAGCGTCAGCCTGAATCAGAGCAAAGGGGCCAATGGCATTATGATCGGCACCAATACGGCCAAAGTTGCGCAGTTTGACCTGGATATGCAGGAAGGCAATCCGCTGAAGCTCAAACTGGAAAATCTGGTTTATCAAGGTAAAGTGAATGAAGATGGCCAGTTTATCAACGGCAGCGCCCAGCTGGATCTGAGCAAGCTGCTGCTCAATGACAAACCTTACGGCCCGGCGGTCATGATTGCCGAAGCCAACCACCTGCATGGCAAAACGCTGGCCAAAATCAGCGATGAAATTACGCTGCTGCAAAAACAGAAGCTCAACCGCGAGCAGCTAACCGAGGCGCTGAGCAAGCTGGCCAAGGAGCATGGCTTGCCTTTGCTGCAAAATGACCCTGAATTTGCCATCAAAAAGCTCGAAGTGAAGCTGCCGGACGGCAAAATCCACTTTGCCGGCTCGGTGGGGCTAAAAGGTTTTGTCGAGGCCGATCTGGACAAACCGGTTTCTCTGGTGAGCAAGCTCGATGCGCAAGCCGATTTTGCCATTCCGCGCAAAGTCGTCGAAACGCTGGTGATGTGGCAGGCGCGCAATATGTTTGCTGGTGCCGAGGAAGGCCAGATCAATCATGAAGACATTGATTTTCTGGCCAGCCAGTTTGTCGAAGGCCAGATTAATAAACTGTCCGATCAGAACCTGATCCGTGTAGAGGGTGATCTGCTGTCGGCCAAGGCCTCATTGAAAGGCGGCAAATTTATTCTGAACGACATCGCCGTACCGCTGCCTTGGGATCAGGAGCAGGATCTACCCGCGGCAGCAGAGTAA
- a CDS encoding MarC family NAAT transporter has protein sequence MEKVIFEIFATVLATISALLPITNPLITVSILPGMAAHLSAAERDSQVKRACIYMAGILVTFLLAGALIMDFFNISIPGLRIAGGLIVSYFGFDMLFGEPHDASNAPNNSKRDISFTPLAMPSLSGPGSIAVVISMSTGVHTQTALPVWLGYITVVCGILLVAYISWLTLRASTKLYRLLGEDGINAISRIMGFLLICIGVQFVINGIGNLLHDPAFWPLAK, from the coding sequence ATGGAAAAAGTCATCTTTGAAATCTTCGCCACCGTGTTGGCGACCATCTCGGCTTTGCTACCGATTACCAATCCATTGATCACCGTCTCGATCTTGCCCGGCATGGCGGCGCATTTATCCGCTGCCGAGCGCGACAGCCAGGTGAAACGCGCGTGTATTTATATGGCGGGAATCTTGGTGACTTTCCTGCTCGCTGGCGCCTTGATTATGGATTTTTTCAATATCTCGATTCCTGGCCTGCGTATCGCCGGTGGTCTTATCGTGAGCTATTTTGGTTTTGATATGTTGTTTGGCGAGCCGCACGACGCGAGTAATGCGCCGAACAATAGCAAGCGCGATATTTCATTTACCCCGCTGGCGATGCCATCGCTTTCCGGCCCCGGCTCGATTGCCGTGGTGATTTCAATGTCGACAGGGGTGCACACACAAACGGCTTTGCCCGTGTGGCTGGGCTATATCACCGTGGTGTGCGGCATTTTGCTGGTGGCGTATATTTCATGGTTGACGCTACGCGCTTCGACCAAGCTGTACCGCTTGCTCGGCGAAGACGGCATTAACGCCATCTCGCGCATTATGGGCTTTTTGCTGATCTGCATTGGCGTACAGTTTGTGATTAACGGCATCGGCAATCTGCTACACGACCCTGCCTTCTGGCCCCTGGCAAAGTGA
- a CDS encoding Trm112 family protein, with translation MDAKLLEILVCPVCKGPLVYNKATQELISKGARLAYPIKDGIPVMLESEARQLAADEEV, from the coding sequence ATGGACGCCAAATTGCTCGAGATTTTAGTCTGCCCGGTATGCAAAGGCCCCCTGGTCTACAACAAGGCGACGCAAGAGCTGATTAGCAAAGGTGCCCGTCTGGCGTATCCGATCAAGGACGGTATTCCGGTGATGTTGGAAAGCGAAGCGCGCCAACTGGCTGCCGATGAAGAAGTTTAA
- a CDS encoding BLUF domain-containing protein: protein MYLGLTYISHSKKHLTEDMRMQLMRECQVRNAHNNITGLLLYQQGFFLQYIEGEPEMVRAVFGRIERDQRHENVELISEDVLMARRFPNWTMFFRDYDFIYPHIRQDFAELTTLALMVEALDDNPELQNTMFAFLQISHDQALE from the coding sequence ATGTACCTGGGTCTTACTTATATCAGCCATTCAAAAAAGCACCTGACCGAAGACATGCGCATGCAATTAATGCGCGAGTGTCAGGTGCGCAATGCCCACAACAACATCACCGGCTTGCTGCTGTATCAGCAAGGGTTTTTCCTGCAATACATCGAAGGTGAGCCCGAGATGGTGCGCGCCGTATTTGGCCGCATCGAGCGCGATCAGCGCCATGAAAATGTTGAGCTCATCAGTGAAGACGTGCTGATGGCGCGGCGCTTTCCCAATTGGACGATGTTTTTTCGCGATTATGATTTTATCTACCCGCATATTCGCCAGGATTTTGCCGAGCTGACCACGCTGGCGCTGATGGTTGAAGCGCTGGACGACAACCCGGAGCTGCAAAACACCATGTTTGCTTTTTTGCAGATCAGCCATGATCAGGCGCTTGAATAA
- the adk gene encoding adenylate kinase — protein sequence MRLILLGAPGAGKGTQANYIREKFNIPQISTGDMLRAAVKAGTPLGLEAKAIMDAGGLVRDDIIIGLVKERIAQPDAANGFLFDGFPRTIPQAEAMIAAGVDIDYVVEIDVPDANIVDRMAGRRVHVASGRTYHVKYNPPKVEGKDDETGEDLIQRDDDKEEVVLKRLGVYHEQTEVLVGFYGKMAASGAANAPKYIKIDGTQAVEAVRDETLKALGA from the coding sequence ATGCGATTAATCCTTCTGGGCGCACCAGGCGCTGGTAAAGGCACTCAAGCTAACTACATCCGCGAAAAATTCAATATTCCACAAATCTCGACGGGTGACATGCTGCGCGCAGCAGTGAAAGCAGGCACGCCGCTGGGTCTGGAAGCGAAAGCGATTATGGATGCGGGCGGTTTGGTGCGCGATGACATCATCATCGGCCTGGTGAAAGAGCGCATTGCTCAGCCGGATGCGGCCAATGGTTTCCTGTTTGACGGTTTCCCGCGCACGATTCCACAAGCTGAAGCGATGATCGCAGCGGGTGTGGACATCGACTACGTGGTTGAAATTGACGTACCGGACGCGAACATCGTTGATCGCATGGCAGGCCGCCGTGTGCACGTGGCTTCAGGCCGTACTTACCACGTCAAATACAATCCGCCGAAAGTAGAAGGTAAAGACGACGAAACCGGTGAAGACTTGATCCAGCGCGACGACGACAAAGAAGAAGTGGTACTGAAACGCCTGGGCGTTTACCATGAGCAAACCGAAGTACTGGTGGGCTTCTACGGCAAAATGGCCGCGTCTGGCGCTGCAAATGCACCGAAATACATCAAAATCGACGGTACCCAAGCTGTTGAAGCCGTACGCGACGAAACACTGAAAGCGCTGGGCGCTTAA
- a CDS encoding ExbD/TolR family protein — protein sequence MKFRKGRERVEPEINFIPLIDVLLVILIFLMATTTYSKFAELKINLPTADAEKQVEQPQTIQVAISANGQYAINGETTVFSSPDDFSVQLRRAAGNNAEPMIVINADAQSSHQAVVNVMEAARTAGYGKLTFATQTTGK from the coding sequence ATGAAATTTCGTAAAGGGCGCGAACGCGTCGAACCCGAAATCAACTTTATCCCGCTGATCGACGTTTTGCTGGTGATTTTGATTTTTCTGATGGCCACCACCACGTATTCCAAATTTGCCGAGCTGAAAATCAATCTGCCAACGGCCGACGCGGAAAAACAGGTCGAGCAGCCACAGACCATTCAGGTTGCCATTTCGGCCAATGGCCAATATGCGATCAACGGCGAAACCACTGTTTTCTCCAGCCCGGATGATTTTTCCGTCCAGCTACGCCGCGCTGCGGGAAATAACGCTGAGCCGATGATTGTGATTAACGCCGACGCACAGTCTAGCCATCAGGCGGTGGTGAATGTGATGGAAGCGGCCAGAACGGCAGGGTATGGGAAGTTGACGTTTGCGACGCAGACGACTGGGAAGTGA
- a CDS encoding MotA/TolQ/ExbB proton channel family protein codes for MYAIIQAAGWPIWLIIAASVATVTIIIERLLSLRKSQVLPTGLLAKVVQEYRAQGVNAEGLNKLAANSPLGRVLAAGLKNVKSSREIMKESIEETGSAVAHDLNRYLSTLGTLAAVTPLLGLFGTVIGMIEIFGSQSPTGGGNPAALAHGISIALYNTAFGIIVAVPALMFYRYFASRVDDFVVEMEQQAIKLVEVVHGERHH; via the coding sequence ATGTACGCCATCATCCAGGCTGCTGGCTGGCCGATTTGGCTGATTATCGCCGCCTCTGTCGCCACTGTAACCATCATCATCGAGCGCTTGCTGTCGCTGCGTAAATCCCAAGTGTTGCCGACCGGCCTGCTCGCCAAAGTGGTACAGGAATATCGCGCCCAGGGCGTCAATGCCGAGGGACTGAACAAACTGGCGGCTAATAGCCCGCTGGGCCGCGTACTGGCTGCGGGCCTGAAAAACGTGAAAAGCTCACGCGAAATCATGAAAGAGTCAATCGAAGAAACCGGCAGCGCAGTCGCACACGATCTGAACCGCTATCTGTCTACCCTGGGTACGCTGGCCGCAGTGACGCCGCTGCTGGGGCTGTTTGGTACCGTGATCGGGATGATCGAAATTTTCGGCTCGCAATCGCCCACTGGCGGCGGCAACCCGGCCGCGCTGGCGCATGGTATCTCGATTGCGCTGTACAACACCGCCTTTGGCATTATCGTGGCTGTGCCTGCACTGATGTTCTACCGCTACTTTGCCAGCCGCGTTGATGATTTTGTGGTGGAGATGGAGCAGCAGGCGATTAAACTCGTCGAAGTCGTTCACGGCGAGCGCCACCACTGA
- the xseA gene encoding exodeoxyribonuclease VII large subunit, whose translation MSVTQLNRDVRLLLETGFPSLWVAGEISNFKRYESGHCYFSLKDANAQVRCVMFRGRAALLDFAPREGLQVEVRAVVSLYEARGDFQLTIEAMRLAGQGALFERFEALKKQLAAEGLFAAERKQALPHFPRRIGIVTSPAAAALRDVLTTLARRMPNIEVILYPTAVQGADAAKQIVRAIVQAASRNEVDALIICRGGGSLEDLWSFNEEIVARAIAACPIPTVSGVGHETDFTMADFVADVRAPTPTAAAELVSPNRSELLQRLQQLKQRQSRVLQQQLQQRMQQLDQLARRLIHPGQRLSQQKIELGNQARRLQQCLRFSQQQRAQALSRRALQLQHVRPQVAQLLPLLQQKQQCLHRAMQRKLEQEQQYLKQAQLQLSPWDPQQVLSRGYALVSRPNGELVRSALDVRAGDALNIRFADEKISVEVRQGIIQQPELGL comes from the coding sequence GTGTCTGTCACACAACTGAATCGTGATGTGAGATTGTTGCTGGAAACCGGCTTTCCCAGCTTGTGGGTGGCCGGGGAAATCTCCAATTTCAAGCGTTATGAGTCGGGTCACTGCTACTTCAGCCTGAAGGACGCCAATGCACAGGTGCGCTGCGTGATGTTTCGTGGCCGGGCGGCGCTGCTCGATTTTGCGCCGCGCGAAGGCTTGCAGGTGGAAGTGCGCGCTGTGGTGTCGCTGTACGAAGCGCGCGGCGATTTTCAGCTGACCATTGAGGCGATGCGTTTGGCTGGCCAAGGGGCTTTGTTCGAGCGTTTTGAAGCATTGAAAAAGCAGCTGGCCGCCGAGGGGCTGTTTGCCGCCGAGCGCAAGCAGGCGCTGCCGCATTTTCCGCGCCGGATCGGCATTGTCACCTCGCCCGCTGCGGCTGCGCTGCGCGATGTGCTCACCACGCTGGCCCGCCGCATGCCTAATATCGAAGTCATTCTGTATCCCACCGCCGTGCAAGGCGCCGATGCGGCCAAGCAGATTGTGCGTGCGATTGTGCAAGCGGCCAGCCGCAATGAGGTAGACGCGCTGATTATTTGCCGTGGCGGCGGCAGCCTAGAAGATTTGTGGTCGTTTAACGAAGAAATCGTCGCCCGTGCAATTGCCGCCTGCCCGATTCCAACCGTGAGTGGTGTTGGCCACGAAACCGATTTTACGATGGCCGATTTTGTCGCTGACGTTCGCGCGCCAACGCCAACGGCGGCAGCCGAGCTGGTTAGCCCCAATCGCAGCGAATTATTGCAGCGCCTGCAGCAGCTAAAACAGCGGCAAAGCCGGGTATTGCAGCAGCAGTTGCAACAACGCATGCAGCAGCTGGACCAGCTGGCGCGGCGGCTGATTCATCCGGGACAAAGATTGAGCCAGCAAAAAATCGAGCTGGGCAATCAGGCGCGCCGTTTGCAGCAATGTCTGCGCTTTAGCCAGCAGCAACGTGCGCAGGCTTTGTCGCGACGAGCGCTGCAACTGCAGCATGTGCGCCCACAAGTGGCGCAACTATTGCCCTTGCTGCAGCAAAAGCAGCAGTGTTTGCACAGAGCCATGCAGCGCAAGCTAGAGCAAGAGCAGCAATACCTCAAACAGGCGCAGCTACAGCTCAGCCCGTGGGACCCACAACAGGTGCTATCGCGCGGCTACGCGCTGGTGAGCCGCCCCAATGGCGAGCTAGTACGCAGCGCGCTGGACGTGCGCGCAGGCGATGCGCTGAACATCCGTTTTGCCGACGAGAAGATTAGCGTTGAAGTGCGCCAGGGGATTATCCAGCAGCCCGAGCTGGGCTTGTAA